A single genomic interval of Cellvibrio sp. PSBB023 harbors:
- a CDS encoding class I SAM-dependent methyltransferase has translation MLTINFRDFPLNDGDLVLDLGCGEGRHVINAYLHGEVTAIGVDLNHRDLLTSRERFLPFAQASGTKQIYLQQADATQLPFADHSIDKIICSEVLEHIPDYQGVLAEIERILKPGGLLVITVPRAWPEKICWWLSHEYHQVEGGHIRIFNGQHLRREIEKQSFQFYKRHWAHALHSPFWWLKCLWWKTQDTNLLIKGYHRLLVWDLMEKPWLTQTLEKWLNPIMGKSVVMYFQKINSSPLQKGRPGGDNS, from the coding sequence ATGCTTACGATTAATTTTCGCGATTTTCCGCTCAATGACGGTGATCTGGTGTTGGATCTGGGCTGCGGCGAAGGCCGCCATGTGATCAACGCTTATTTGCACGGCGAGGTTACTGCAATCGGTGTCGATTTAAACCACCGCGATTTGCTCACCAGCCGCGAACGCTTTTTACCTTTCGCCCAAGCTTCGGGCACTAAACAAATTTATCTACAACAGGCCGATGCGACCCAATTGCCCTTTGCCGATCACAGCATCGATAAAATAATTTGCAGCGAAGTGCTGGAACATATTCCCGACTACCAAGGTGTGCTTGCCGAAATCGAACGTATCTTAAAACCCGGAGGTCTTCTTGTCATCACCGTGCCGCGTGCTTGGCCAGAAAAAATATGTTGGTGGTTAAGCCATGAATACCACCAAGTTGAAGGTGGCCATATCCGTATTTTTAACGGGCAACATTTGCGCCGTGAAATAGAAAAACAATCGTTTCAATTTTATAAACGCCACTGGGCCCATGCACTGCATTCACCTTTCTGGTGGTTGAAGTGCCTTTGGTGGAAAACCCAGGATACAAATCTGCTAATCAAAGGCTATCACCGGCTGTTAGTCTGGGATCTAATGGAAAAGCCCTGGCTAACGCAAACACTGGAAAAATGGCTGAATCCGATTATGGGAAAAAGTGTGGTGATGTATTTTCAAAAAATTAACTCCTCCCCTTTGCAAAAGGGGAGGCCGGGAGGTGATAACTCTTGA
- a CDS encoding glycosyltransferase family 4 protein codes for MSYSPVTYRQDLSATSTATTAAVTAAATHSKSSLRIALLGYRSHPHVGGQGIYLHYLSKALVDLGHSVDVISGPPYPELDSRVHLIQLPSLDLYAHPNPTRALRPKHFLSLADFYEWWSKVSGAFGEPYSFGRRLSAHFKKQKPQYDIVHDNQSLCYGLLDLQKRGVTVIATVHHPITQDRDLALAAATEKGQRWLINRWYSFLAMQKNVVQQLKHVITVSHQSQRDITAAFDRPAQHIQVIPNGVDANIFKPLDIIARSPFRLITTASSDQPLKGLSVLLRALAQLRSEFSELHLIVIGKLKENGETQKELQALNLQDVVQFKSGISNQELVEEYAQASIAVVPSLYEGFGLPAAEAMACGVPLICSDGGALPEVVGNAAHLVRAGNVDDLQSALRELLMDDNAREQLGAQGRAHILQQLSWDCVGKKMEAYYQQVLQQQAQGISIEDRKLSRGQVQNAYD; via the coding sequence ATGTCCTATTCACCGGTTACGTATCGCCAGGATTTATCGGCGACCAGCACAGCCACTACAGCAGCTGTTACCGCTGCTGCTACGCATTCAAAGAGTAGTTTGCGCATCGCACTGCTTGGCTATCGCAGCCACCCGCATGTGGGCGGGCAAGGAATTTATCTGCATTACCTCAGCAAAGCGCTGGTGGATTTAGGCCACAGTGTGGATGTCATTTCCGGCCCGCCTTATCCCGAACTCGATTCGCGTGTGCACTTGATTCAATTACCAAGCCTCGATTTATACGCGCACCCCAATCCCACTCGCGCCCTGCGGCCTAAACATTTCCTGTCGCTCGCGGATTTTTACGAGTGGTGGAGTAAAGTGAGCGGCGCCTTTGGTGAGCCTTACTCATTCGGTCGACGGTTGAGCGCGCATTTTAAAAAACAGAAACCGCAGTACGATATTGTCCACGACAACCAAAGCCTTTGTTACGGCTTACTGGATTTGCAAAAACGCGGTGTGACTGTCATCGCCACTGTGCATCACCCGATTACCCAAGACCGCGATCTCGCTCTGGCTGCCGCCACCGAAAAAGGCCAGCGCTGGTTAATCAATCGCTGGTACAGTTTTTTGGCGATGCAAAAAAACGTGGTGCAACAACTCAAGCATGTCATCACTGTTTCACACCAATCGCAGCGCGATATCACCGCCGCATTTGATCGCCCGGCGCAGCATATTCAGGTGATTCCCAATGGTGTTGATGCCAATATTTTTAAACCTTTGGATATTATCGCGCGCAGTCCCTTTCGCCTGATTACCACCGCCTCGTCCGATCAGCCCTTAAAAGGCTTGAGTGTACTCTTGCGTGCGCTGGCACAATTGCGTAGTGAATTTTCCGAGCTGCATTTAATCGTGATCGGAAAACTAAAAGAAAATGGTGAAACACAAAAGGAATTGCAGGCGCTAAATTTGCAAGACGTAGTGCAATTTAAATCCGGTATCAGCAATCAGGAACTCGTCGAAGAATATGCACAGGCGAGCATCGCTGTAGTGCCTTCACTCTATGAAGGTTTTGGTTTGCCCGCTGCAGAAGCCATGGCCTGCGGTGTGCCACTTATTTGCAGCGACGGTGGTGCATTGCCAGAAGTCGTGGGTAATGCGGCGCACTTGGTGCGCGCCGGCAATGTGGATGATTTACAAAGTGCACTGCGCGAATTATTGATGGACGATAACGCGCGCGAACAACTAGGTGCCCAAGGTCGCGCGCATATCCTGCAACAATTAAGTTGGGATTGCGTCGGTAAAAAAATGGAAGCTTATTACCAGCAGGTGTTGCAACAACAAGCACAGGGTATATCAATAGAAGATCGTAAATTATCGCGTGGGCAAGTACAAAATGCTTACGATTAA